One part of the Vicinamibacterales bacterium genome encodes these proteins:
- a CDS encoding replication-associated recombination protein A, which yields MDLFPDEEPPPATPQTSAASDPASPLAERMRPRTLDDIVGQEPLLGAGRPLREAIVHDRLRSIILWGPPGTGKTTLARVIATATRAHFVAFSAVLSGIKEIREVMAEAEAARRRSGRRTIVFIDEIHRFNKAQQDAFLPRVESGDIVLIGATTENPSFEVNSALLSRSKVHVLKPLTLGSMVTILRRAIADPERGLGGDRVTASEEALTGIARYANGDARTALNMLEMAAAVADGREIDLALVSDLAQNRALLYDKTGEEHYNLISALHKSMRNSDPDASVYWLARMIESGEDALYIARRVVRFASEDVGNADPQALAISVAAKDAVHFMGMPEGNTALAQAVIYLATAPKSNAVYMAYGEAADAAKTDVAEPVPLHLRNAPTKLMKALDYGKDYKYAHDEAEGVAADMECLPPAHRGRTFYRPTDRGFESEVRRRLAEWRRKHSPK from the coding sequence ATGGATCTCTTCCCGGACGAGGAACCGCCCCCCGCGACGCCCCAGACGTCGGCCGCCAGCGATCCGGCGTCGCCGCTGGCCGAGCGCATGCGCCCGCGCACGCTCGACGACATCGTCGGACAGGAGCCGCTGCTGGGGGCCGGACGGCCCCTGCGCGAGGCGATCGTGCACGATCGGCTGCGCTCGATCATTCTCTGGGGTCCGCCCGGCACCGGCAAGACGACGCTGGCGCGGGTGATCGCGACGGCGACCCGCGCGCATTTCGTCGCCTTCAGCGCCGTGCTGTCGGGCATCAAGGAAATCCGCGAGGTCATGGCCGAAGCGGAGGCCGCGCGGCGGCGCTCCGGTCGACGGACGATCGTGTTCATCGACGAGATCCATCGGTTCAACAAGGCGCAGCAGGATGCTTTCCTGCCGCGCGTCGAGTCGGGCGACATCGTCCTCATCGGCGCGACCACCGAGAACCCGTCGTTCGAGGTGAACTCGGCGCTGCTGTCGCGCTCGAAGGTGCACGTCCTCAAGCCGCTGACGCTCGGCTCGATGGTGACGATTCTCCGGCGCGCGATCGCCGACCCTGAGCGCGGACTCGGCGGCGATCGTGTCACGGCGAGCGAGGAGGCGCTCACCGGCATCGCCCGCTACGCCAACGGCGACGCTCGCACGGCGCTCAACATGCTCGAGATGGCGGCGGCAGTCGCCGACGGCCGGGAGATCGACCTCGCGCTCGTCTCCGATCTCGCGCAGAACCGCGCGCTCCTCTACGACAAGACCGGCGAGGAGCATTACAACCTGATCTCGGCGCTGCACAAGTCGATGCGCAACAGCGATCCAGACGCGTCGGTCTACTGGCTGGCGCGGATGATCGAGTCTGGCGAGGATGCGCTCTACATCGCGCGCCGGGTCGTCCGCTTCGCGTCGGAAGACGTCGGCAACGCCGATCCGCAGGCGCTCGCGATCTCCGTGGCGGCGAAGGACGCCGTGCACTTCATGGGCATGCCGGAAGGCAACACGGCGCTTGCGCAGGCCGTGATTTATCTCGCCACCGCGCCGAAGAGCAACGCCGTCTACATGGCCTACGGCGAGGCCGCCGATGCGGCGAAGACCGACGTCGCCGAGCCGGTGCCGCTCCATTTGCGCAACGCGCCGACCAAGCTGATGAAGGCGCTCGACTACGGCAAGGACTACAAGTACGCCCACGACGAGGCCGAGGGCGTCGCTGCCGACATGGAGTGCCTCCCGCCCGCGCATCGCGGCCGGACGTTCTACCGGCCGACCGACCGCGGCTTCGAGTCAGAGGTCAGGCGCCGTCTGGCGGAGTGGCGGCGGAAGCACTCACCGAAGTAG
- a CDS encoding VOC family protein — MAPSAPLAPRLDHLVVGIRSLDEGIAQFEALTGVKPSSGGRHPGRGTENAVVSLGGGSYLEILAPQPDAKLAADDEPLRALPRLTIVEWAVAVPDVDAAVASLHAAGFVTSPPQPGARLTPDGERLDWMTFSLEGEPIDGAPFFIRWSPNTRHPSTTAPSGCGLERFTVADASADRLTAILKALDVSGVTVAGASGATRIAATIACGAKRATLTSRAPGV; from the coding sequence GTGGCGCCCTCAGCCCCCCTGGCACCTCGTCTCGACCATCTCGTGGTCGGAATCCGGAGTCTCGACGAAGGCATCGCGCAGTTCGAGGCTTTGACCGGCGTGAAGCCGTCGTCAGGCGGCAGGCATCCCGGCCGCGGCACCGAGAACGCCGTGGTCTCGCTCGGCGGCGGTTCCTATCTCGAGATCCTGGCGCCGCAGCCCGACGCCAAGCTTGCGGCCGACGATGAACCGCTGCGAGCGTTGCCGCGGCTGACGATCGTGGAATGGGCCGTCGCGGTGCCGGACGTCGATGCCGCGGTCGCTTCTCTGCACGCGGCAGGGTTCGTCACGTCGCCGCCGCAGCCGGGCGCGCGCCTGACGCCGGACGGCGAGCGCCTCGACTGGATGACCTTCAGCCTGGAGGGCGAGCCCATCGACGGCGCACCCTTCTTCATCCGTTGGAGCCCGAACACGCGTCACCCGTCCACGACCGCGCCATCGGGCTGCGGCCTGGAACGGTTCACTGTCGCCGATGCGTCCGCCGATCGTCTGACCGCGATATTGAAGGCGCTCGACGTGAGCGGCGTGACGGTGGCGGGGGCGTCGGGCGCCACACGAATCGCCGCGACGATCGCCTGCGGCGCGAAGCGCGCGACGCTGACGTCGCGGGCCCCTGGTGTATGA
- the greA gene encoding transcription elongation factor GreA, with protein sequence MKERILKKFEEEIAQLDKELKTELPREIKRARELGDLRENAEYQAAKERQRLVESRISLLQKRVSEIQLMNLEKIPKDKVGFGSTVTLSEDNGQTIVYQLVMPEDANVEGGLISTASPIGRALLNRETGDEVLVRTPNGAERHFEITKLVTIHD encoded by the coding sequence GTGAAAGAGCGGATCCTGAAGAAGTTCGAGGAGGAGATCGCACAGCTCGACAAGGAGCTGAAGACCGAGCTGCCTCGTGAGATCAAGCGCGCCCGCGAGCTGGGGGACCTGCGCGAGAACGCCGAGTACCAGGCGGCCAAGGAGCGGCAGCGGCTCGTCGAGTCGCGGATCAGCCTGCTGCAGAAGCGCGTCTCCGAGATTCAGCTGATGAACCTCGAGAAGATCCCGAAGGACAAGGTGGGGTTCGGATCCACGGTGACGCTCAGCGAAGACAACGGCCAGACGATCGTCTACCAGCTGGTGATGCCCGAAGACGCCAACGTCGAGGGCGGCCTGATCTCCACCGCGTCGCCGATCGGCCGCGCGCTCCTGAACCGGGAGACGGGGGACGAGGTCCTCGTCCGCACGCCCAACGGCGCCGAGCGCCATTTCGAGATTACCAAGCTGGTCACGATCCACGACTAG
- a CDS encoding RNA methyltransferase, which yields MERVSSRQNAVVKRFRELARASRSAAPIGRGVPHGAGGHAGEILLDGEHLVAEALACDVPVELAAFSDRQLGDAQAPLHRLADDVQARGGRAILVSDQVLAAISPVEHPSGVVAIARARATDVGVVFAAAVGAGSQLPLVVVLAGLQDPGNVGAIVRAAAAFGAAGVAAIDGTANPFGWKALRGAMGGTFRLPVAARGSAADVIAAAGDRRVRLVAAVPRGGTPLPRLDFRQPTALVLGAEGAGVSGAMVSAAHESVTIPMRAPVESLNVAVAAALLLYEASRQYEP from the coding sequence ATGGAGCGTGTCAGCAGCCGGCAGAACGCGGTCGTCAAGCGCTTTCGCGAGCTCGCGCGCGCCTCGCGCAGCGCGGCGCCGATCGGCCGCGGCGTGCCGCACGGGGCCGGCGGCCATGCCGGCGAGATCCTCCTCGACGGGGAGCATCTCGTCGCCGAGGCGCTTGCCTGCGACGTGCCGGTCGAGCTCGCGGCGTTCTCCGATCGGCAGTTGGGCGATGCGCAGGCGCCTCTCCACCGGCTCGCGGACGACGTGCAGGCGCGCGGCGGGCGGGCGATTCTGGTCAGCGACCAGGTGCTGGCGGCGATCAGCCCCGTCGAGCACCCGTCTGGCGTCGTCGCCATCGCGCGGGCGCGAGCGACCGACGTCGGCGTTGTCTTCGCGGCGGCCGTCGGCGCCGGATCGCAGCTGCCGCTCGTCGTTGTGCTGGCCGGACTGCAGGATCCCGGCAATGTCGGCGCGATCGTGCGGGCCGCCGCGGCCTTCGGCGCCGCCGGCGTCGCGGCGATCGACGGCACGGCCAATCCATTCGGCTGGAAGGCGCTGCGGGGCGCGATGGGAGGCACCTTCCGGCTCCCCGTCGCGGCGCGCGGCAGCGCGGCGGACGTGATTGCGGCTGCCGGCGACAGGCGGGTGCGGCTGGTGGCGGCGGTGCCGCGCGGCGGTACGCCGCTGCCGCGACTCGACTTCCGTCAGCCAACCGCGCTGGTGCTCGGCGCCGAAGGCGCAGGCGTGTCGGGCGCCATGGTGTCGGCGGCGCACGAGTCGGTGACGATCCCGATGCGCGCGCCGGTCGAGTCGCTGAACGTCGCGGTGGCTGCCGCGCTGCTCCTCTACGAAGCGTCGCGCCAATACGAGCCCTGA
- a CDS encoding patatin-like phospholipase family protein, producing the protein MITTDAPSETTRPYSTRLRTALVLTGTGTAGAYHAGVLRALHEAGLRVDIVAGRGIGAVAALFSAVDGGQRLWDPAGLWKQGRLAKAYAWRQPLRVAGWALVAAAALLAVPLVVFAFGIVAALVAVLLSLVTLDRASTAVTSAYARGLDALFSPSALPTVVPRLIVLCLVIAAAALAAGVAGEVWRAPARRRTRNASLWRLIGAPCSTRLLLDRTVGELWNLVRGAAAIPPPPRPELGQRYADLLSENLGQPGFRELLVVTHDLDARQDLVFALLSDGFRQRFFARPGGGAGRAAEAIDLAGAGRDHLIDALAGSLAIPIATAPHLVRLAADGPWQGEVHRTCDRAASLRRLLEEVAAAGAEQLIVVSGAAPSARAHDLSTARIDPRGRAAEQLAAFEAADLRDALEPAGVFANVYAIRPGHNPVGPLDFAGVYDERSDRPFAVGELVDRGYEDAYRQFIEPVVAAGADRLAGAAVQS; encoded by the coding sequence GTGATCACCACCGACGCGCCCTCCGAGACCACGCGCCCGTACTCGACTCGCTTGCGCACGGCGCTGGTGCTGACCGGCACCGGCACGGCGGGAGCGTATCACGCGGGCGTGCTGCGCGCGCTGCACGAGGCGGGTCTGCGCGTCGACATCGTCGCCGGCCGTGGCATCGGCGCCGTCGCGGCGCTGTTCTCGGCGGTCGACGGCGGCCAGCGTCTGTGGGATCCGGCGGGTCTCTGGAAGCAGGGGCGGCTGGCCAAAGCATATGCGTGGCGTCAACCGTTGCGCGTCGCCGGCTGGGCGCTGGTGGCAGCGGCCGCGCTGCTGGCGGTTCCGCTCGTCGTCTTCGCGTTCGGCATTGTCGCGGCACTGGTGGCGGTGCTGCTGTCGCTGGTGACGCTCGATCGCGCCTCGACGGCCGTCACCTCCGCCTATGCGCGCGGCCTCGACGCGCTCTTCTCCCCATCGGCGCTGCCGACCGTCGTGCCGCGGCTGATCGTCTTGTGCCTGGTGATCGCGGCGGCGGCGCTCGCCGCCGGCGTTGCGGGCGAGGTCTGGCGCGCGCCGGCCCGCCGCCGCACCCGCAACGCTTCGCTCTGGCGCTTGATCGGCGCGCCGTGTTCGACGCGGCTGCTGCTCGATCGGACGGTCGGCGAGCTGTGGAATCTCGTGCGCGGGGCGGCCGCGATTCCGCCGCCGCCGCGTCCCGAGCTGGGACAGCGCTACGCGGATCTGCTGTCGGAGAATCTCGGCCAGCCTGGCTTCCGCGAGCTGCTGGTCGTGACCCATGATCTCGACGCGCGTCAGGATCTTGTCTTCGCGCTGTTGTCCGACGGCTTCCGGCAGCGTTTTTTTGCGCGGCCTGGCGGCGGGGCAGGACGCGCCGCCGAGGCGATCGATCTCGCCGGCGCCGGACGCGATCACCTCATCGACGCGCTCGCCGGCAGCCTCGCGATCCCGATCGCCACCGCGCCGCACCTGGTGCGGCTGGCGGCGGACGGACCGTGGCAGGGGGAGGTTCACCGCACCTGCGACCGAGCCGCCTCGTTGAGACGATTGCTGGAGGAAGTGGCAGCCGCGGGCGCCGAGCAGCTGATCGTGGTCTCGGGGGCGGCGCCGTCGGCCCGGGCCCACGACCTGTCGACCGCCCGTATCGATCCGCGCGGCCGCGCCGCCGAGCAGCTTGCCGCGTTCGAAGCCGCGGATCTGCGCGATGCGCTCGAGCCGGCCGGCGTGTTCGCCAACGTCTACGCGATCCGACCCGGCCACAATCCCGTCGGGCCGCTCGACTTCGCCGGCGTCTACGACGAACGATCGGATCGGCCGTTCGCGGTGGGCGAGCTCGTCGATCGAGGCTACGAGGACGCCTACCGGCAGTTCATCGAGCCGGTGGTGGCGGCCGGGGCCGATCGGCTGGCCGGCGCGGCGGTCCAATCCTGA
- a CDS encoding aminotransferase class I/II-fold pyridoxal phosphate-dependent enzyme codes for MRADTTTVQGSHGADRDAEPLTTPIYETTTFVFDNAAQVTAYNEGRSKKFIYSRYGNPTVGAVETTLASLEGADTALLFASGMAATATALLALLESGDEVLCSAAIYGGTLHLLADLFPRYGIQPRFVTTGALRDPDAAIGERTRVMWFESPINPTLRCVDVAAIAAACRSRGVVSIIDNTFASPINQQPIGMGVDLVMHSVTKYLNGHSDVTAGAIAGPAALMARIEKARRMLGGIVDPQAAYAIGRGLKTLAVRVERHNANAMRVARWLETRKGSGVDEVYYPGLESHPDHALAARQMHGYGGMVCVDVGGGQARAERFFDRLTVFRRAASLGGVESLCSLPVLTSQWGHTDAQLAAAGITRSMARLSVGLEDPQDLIDDLEQALA; via the coding sequence ATGCGCGCTGACACCACGACGGTCCAGGGCTCGCACGGCGCCGATCGCGACGCCGAGCCGCTCACCACGCCGATTTACGAGACGACGACGTTCGTCTTCGACAACGCGGCGCAGGTCACGGCCTACAACGAGGGGCGGTCGAAGAAGTTTATCTATTCCCGTTACGGCAATCCGACCGTCGGCGCGGTGGAAACGACCCTGGCGTCGCTCGAGGGAGCCGACACCGCGCTGCTCTTCGCGAGCGGCATGGCCGCCACGGCGACCGCGCTGCTCGCGCTGCTCGAGAGCGGCGACGAGGTGCTGTGCAGCGCCGCGATCTACGGCGGCACGCTGCACCTGCTGGCGGATCTGTTCCCACGCTACGGCATCCAGCCGCGATTCGTCACGACCGGGGCGCTGCGCGATCCGGACGCCGCGATCGGCGAGCGAACTCGCGTGATGTGGTTCGAGTCGCCAATCAACCCGACGCTGCGCTGCGTCGACGTCGCGGCCATTGCCGCCGCGTGCCGCAGCCGCGGCGTCGTCTCGATCATCGACAATACGTTCGCCAGCCCGATCAACCAGCAGCCGATCGGCATGGGCGTCGATCTCGTCATGCACAGCGTGACCAAGTACCTCAACGGCCACAGCGACGTCACCGCCGGCGCCATCGCCGGGCCGGCGGCGTTGATGGCGAGGATCGAGAAGGCGCGCCGCATGCTGGGAGGCATCGTCGATCCGCAGGCGGCCTACGCGATTGGCCGAGGCCTGAAGACGCTCGCCGTGCGCGTGGAGCGGCACAACGCGAACGCGATGCGCGTCGCGCGCTGGCTCGAGACGCGCAAGGGCAGCGGCGTCGATGAGGTGTATTACCCGGGACTCGAATCGCACCCGGATCACGCGCTGGCGGCGCGCCAGATGCACGGCTACGGCGGCATGGTGTGCGTCGACGTCGGCGGTGGCCAGGCGCGCGCCGAGCGGTTCTTCGACCGCCTGACGGTGTTCAGGCGCGCCGCGAGCCTCGGCGGCGTCGAGAGCCTGTGCAGCCTGCCGGTGCTGACATCGCAGTGGGGGCACACCGATGCGCAGCTGGCTGCGGCCGGGATCACCAGGAGCATGGCGCGCCTCTCGGTTGGTCTCGAGGATCCGCAGGACCTGATCGACGATCTGGAGCAGGCGCTCGCGTGA
- a CDS encoding serine protease translates to MSRGLVPTLFVTLSAVLFFSLGSFLATRTAAAGENDQIAALRAELGALKRERAHETSGTAGRSTETAIVGAMDDHSRAALVSEITQQLKSEMGLMPVSLMRQRRQSFVELYSYDVTGASNYGTAGYLGDGYFITVKHAVVALGDNASGRRITSVKVVYDGKQISAKVVDTGDAAVEVDPGDWAILKVKDPVDLPALDVNLHFGFEFADSIVRLGNDYSKGIILSTGYVGQKTSNNLVTCLTDGHPGVSGGGVLNNDGDLVGIPIGRMQGDYRFSFILPLRAEMFRKVPALN, encoded by the coding sequence GGCAGCTTTCTGGCGACACGCACCGCCGCGGCGGGCGAAAACGATCAGATCGCGGCGCTCCGCGCGGAGCTCGGCGCGCTCAAGCGAGAGCGCGCGCACGAGACCTCCGGCACGGCGGGCCGCTCGACTGAAACCGCGATCGTCGGCGCCATGGACGATCACAGCCGCGCCGCGCTGGTCTCGGAGATCACGCAGCAGTTGAAGAGCGAGATGGGGCTGATGCCGGTCAGCCTGATGCGGCAGCGCCGCCAGAGCTTTGTAGAGCTCTACTCGTACGACGTCACCGGCGCCAGCAATTACGGCACCGCCGGCTATCTCGGCGACGGGTATTTCATCACCGTCAAGCACGCCGTGGTGGCGCTTGGCGACAACGCGAGCGGCCGCCGGATCACGTCCGTGAAGGTCGTCTACGACGGCAAGCAGATTTCCGCCAAGGTCGTCGACACCGGCGACGCGGCGGTCGAGGTCGATCCGGGCGACTGGGCCATTCTGAAGGTGAAGGATCCGGTGGACCTGCCGGCCCTCGACGTCAACCTGCACTTCGGATTCGAGTTCGCCGACTCGATCGTGCGCCTTGGCAACGACTACTCCAAGGGCATCATCCTCTCGACCGGCTACGTCGGGCAGAAGACGTCGAACAACCTGGTGACCTGTCTCACCGACGGTCATCCGGGCGTTTCGGGCGGCGGCGTGCTCAACAACGACGGCGATCTCGTCGGAATCCCGATCGGCCGGATGCAGGGTGACTACCGCTTCTCGTTCATCCTGCCGCTGCGGGCCGAGATGTTCAGGAAGGTTCCGGCGCTGAATTAG